CTGTCTTCTGTGTCTTCTGCACACTGAATAGTTTAATTCTCTATTTAAGTTAGAAAACTTCACGTGttcgcctttttttttttaaatcaatttccCACAAAGTTTTCTAATTAATATAGATGACCtgattgtttaattgtttattttacataaaatttAGCTAGGCCTTCTGTTATGCATGCACTGACTTGATTAAAGATTTCGTTTAAAGGATTTTTCAATCTctaatgaagaaagaaaatcattctTCTTTCATGAAAGAAATTCTACATCCCAAAGTTGATGaatattataatgtaaaattGTCTCGCCTTGAAAGAGTATAGAAACTTATCAGAGTTGGAAGTTGTTGAAACTCCCTTGATTGGATACAgcagtaattgttttttttttttggtactgGTATCACACATATAAAGTCATTCCACTCAGATAAACAAGAGAAATATTGCAATTTGGTACTTTGATGAAATAACCAAGGCCGGGCATACAAAAAGTAGTTTGAGGTTCTGGGCCATCATTGTACCAaagatattatttttgtgttaaatCTGCAGAAACACCGTTTTGTTTGAGCTTCACCAAATACATTCAGTGCATCTCAAGGGTTTAATGATGTGTTTAAGATGATGAATGTATTTACTAAGGTTCTGTTTAACATGTTACTGTAACATCAAATGCctgccttcttcttctcctcctctttaaTAAGAGGAATGTCTCTTACAATATCCCTATGTCTTTTCTCGTAcagtacaacacaaacaatttgAGGACATACTTATTAAAACATAGATCGACAGTGCCCCTAGTCAAAAgctcaaaaatatataaaaatacattttacttctCATTTAAATAAGAAAGAAAGTCACGCTTTCTTTCAGAATATATCagtcaaatgtattttatttacacactgGTCTGGATTAATCTGAATTTGGTGAATGCACCCATGCATACAGAAAACCTTAAAATTCCAGCCGATGCCCTTCATTATCACGGCAGACGATATGCAACTGTGTGCTTTGCAAGTTACAGACAGAGCATTATACCATAACACATGGAAATACatattgtgtgcatgttaaaCACAGCATTGTACTACACAAAGTTTCCatctgtacatgtacatgttctGTATACTGCATActatatatatctgtatatatgtagatgtttaattaaaagttgaaatacCAACTATTTTGAAATCCAATTATTATCCATACATGAATTTACACAACGTAAAAACCACACAACAAATGGGATTGTAGATCTTTAGAGTATGTACACACAGCTACATTTACAATACAATTTGTGAAAGCCTAAAAAATTGTTGGTATCATCTTTGTAACAAACTGCACTTAATATAACAAAGCACATACTGTTTAATAGAAAGTAAGTGTTGATTTAAGTGTCAAAAATCATTCACTGATTCTGTGTGACACATCTCAAGTatcagaaaaacaataaaaatgaagtgTTCAAACCACTACCTTTTTTTAAGATCAGGGTAGAAAAGGTGTAGAATCTTTAAACACTCTTCTACCTACCAAACAGATCTTTGAAATACcgtaacaacaaaacaaaggtgCATTGTTTCATTCCAAACTGTGCTATAGAACGCCAGAAGGCAATGCCAGAAACTCAGATTAGACCAACAAAAGCAGGGCAAAACTGACTTACTAGAGAGTTTTATAGTTTGGGTCTGTGTCAGATTTGGAGTCATCTGAATTGGAAAGAATATTATGACAAATACAATTTGGCTTTTCTACaatcttttttaaactaaccctttaaagaaatgtattccatttctgatattttgctgaTCAAAACAGTCACAAAATGCAACCCTGGCCACATCTGttaacatcaaacaaacaaaaagcaatggCTTGTGGTTAAAGGATCAAAGCAAAGCAATAGCAGTGAGGGAACAGTCCTCTCTCCAGGAAGAAATGAAGTAAACGTGGGCCTCTCAGCAGTGTGGCTGGAAGGCTGCCAGGGCTGTGTTAGGTGTAGGACATTTCTATGGAAAGTAGGTACATGCGGGTATAATAGTAACAAGATGACAGAGTGAGAGGGAGGCTGAAAAGACGAAGGGTGTGCTGCTGGGATCCGGTTCTGACATTTCGAttcagtctttttatttatggTCAGTCAAGAAAGAGAACTGCACTGTTCTTCAGATAGTTTTTCCGATATCGTTCACAGAATAGCTGGGAAGGGCAGTGGGGAGGGCCAGGGGGTGGGGAGGGCAGGGGGGGGCAGGCAGATTGAGGGGATGTCCCAACAGAGTCAGTTCTCTTTGAGATGATTTcccctcttgttttctttctgcctaTTTCTGTTCTGTCAGTTAGAGTCTCCTCAGATTGTGCTCCTCTGTGCAGGAGCCTTTCCTCAGGGTGATGTCGTCCACAGCCATCTCGCCGCTCCTGCCTCTCCCACGCTCCCCCTTCAGGATCACCTGTTGAAGAGCAGCAATGTGCACAATGAGGTACTACCACTGAGGAACAATCATGACATGCATTTCTACCGAAAGCGGAagtcaattttacattttacaaatacattttgaaattcagAATGCTGCCCTGAGTTATTTTCTATAAAAGGgaatgcaaacatttaaaatactgtCAATAATGTCAGTAGAAATAATCATTTGAATGCTCACTGAGTGAATTTTGAAATATGGACTGCATACTTACACTTTCTAGGCCTGTACCCCATAATGTGATTTGGGTGTGCCTCCAGCCATTTCCACCTGTCCGGCCCCAGACTGCTGGACTGTACTGCTTTCCCTTCTTTACAAACACTTGCAGCATGCCCACATGGTGGCCTGCCAGCTTGTGCCGGAACGACAGGCACAGATTGCCGTCGTTCCAGGGGGGCGTGAGTGGTAGGACCAGCCGTGCCCCTCGCCCAGTCCTCTTGTTGCCTACCTCGGGAATGGTGAGGTACCGTCCACCTGGGGAGACAAATGACGGATATTACAGTCAAttaatgaaaatacacacaacatacattttttgtcaaatggaGATGCAATCAATCTGGTGAATCAATAACACTGGACTGTCACTTTGAAAACATCCTCTGCCATTAGAATGCTGCACCTTTGCCAGTTGCAcctgacatgttttatttatacttACCAGTCTATACACAATGCAcatgctttttttatattatatgcTTCATGGACTGTGTAACTTCACAAACTGGTTTAAATTGACTTACTCTGAATTAAAAATTGACCTTGACTGATTTAAAACCAAATGCGTTGAAGTAGACCAGATTAAACAGAACTTGTACTATTTCTAATTAATTGTAGCACTAAAAAATAGCATGGCTTTCCAGAAACATTATCCTGGTTTACTGACTGTCCCCACGCAAACTGTTGACAGATGATCGTTGTCTGTGGATTGTCCTGAGTCAGTGGAACATTGTTTCTGGTAAAACAAGTTGCTGGTGAGTTTTTCCAAACCCTTTGCAAACTTTTAGTTGTTACTAATACTTTAAACAATGGAAATTCAATCATCCATTCACTTCATTTTATTTGGGTGCCAGCACAATCAAAAGCCAAACTAAAACCAGCAGAATAGACTTTTATGACTATAGTTATAATCAGTGGTGAAAGACGTTTTCATTCAGATTAATGTAGCATTTCCTAAGACACAAGTAAAATGCaagtactttacattttttcttcaagtACAGTGctttagtaaatgtacttagttacattgcACCACTGGGtataattatgaaaatgtgtttttttatactttaggGGAATttaccctgtctgtctgtatgtctgtctgtcccagCAGATATAATTATCAACTTCTTGTGTAGATGTAGAAACTTTGAAGAATTTGACAATTGAAAAACACTTGAACCACTTATCGTCTCCGTAAAGTATAGCCAGTGGCAAATTGATTGTGTTTCTTAATGAATGCATTAGTTAGTAATTATAGAGCTCTATAGTTTTATATCTGTAAAAGTGAAGGTGCTTCTGGGTAATAGTTAATTAATGCTAATAGATTTAGCTTATCTAGCAGATCTGTGTAGGGCTGGTGTTAACCACAGGAGGTGCAATGCGTATCTGTGGGCCACAGAGGATTTCTGCATATGTTATAAGCCCCCCTCCAAATCTGTGCCTGTCTTTAACAGCCATGAGTGTTTGCCAGTGGCGGTCTATCAAAATTTACTCAGAGTGATAATCAGTAAATAGTTACATGCTTCACAACACACTGCAGATGTAGTTAAAGCCATTTACAGGTGTACACACATAAGAAAATAAGAATCTATTCAAATGTTCTGATTGAATATATTCACTATATGCTACTGAATACTGATATGTTGCCTTTTAAATGGAATTACTCTAAGTAGGGGCTTAGATCAtgatttactgtaaattattttCGAGGGAACTCAAAGGGCAAAAgaaatctttattttctctAATGAGTGAGCACAAACTTGGCTGATGAGGCCTCAGTTTGAGCGTCTGGAAACACACTAGTAACTGCAAGCCTTAGCCAGCTGGCGGAGGAAGCCAGATCTAGTTAGTGTTGCTTAAACAGTGCCAGTACGCTGCACTGTTTAGTCTTAACACTCCTTCTACGAGTACTCTCAACATAAATGATCACGTTTTCGCCTTGTCTGAACCCCAAGAAAAACAGTGTTGTGTTCCCATTTAATGTGAGCCACAGGTATCGCTGACAGGTCGCGTAATCCACCCCTCATTTGCATTGCTTTGTAGAGAAAAGCACTAATCCCCAGAAAAGACAAATTACTTCCCTCAAGTAATTTTCATCTTGACCTGTAATTGAGTAGAACAAAATTGAGCTGCTTAGATTgtctgactctgtgtgtgtgtgcttgcatatgtactgtatgcgtGTCTGTAAAGGAATGCAGCTATTCTCATTTCCATTTACTgactataaaataaacaattttctttATTAGAGGGTTGGAGAGCGAATAGCCCTTCAATTACCTGATGGATCAGGTGTCGTCTCCCAGTGAAGGTCTCCGTCTTTGTCCCTGATCCAACCACAAAGACCATCATCAAAGGAGCAGCTCAGATACCCCGACTCTGAAGAAAATGAAGCACACCTCTTTAGAGAAGTGGAGGAGGCACACATGCAAAGAGGCTTCATCAAATTCTCTGTAATGCTTAACGAGAGCCCTGCTGTGAGACTCAAACATTACCAGGAGCAAGAGGACTGTTGAAGGTCCTTCTGAAGAGCATAATAAAGTGTAAACATTTGATGTTATGTTGTAATAATTGAAGACAGATAAAGTGGCAGAGGAACTGCATAAATCACAAGTAGAAATGCATTCATCTAAAgaaatcgtgtgtgtgtgtgtgtgtgtgtgtgtgtgtgtgtgtgtgtgtgtgtgcacgcacgtGTGTGCCTACTACCACATGCTGAGTGCTGTACACCGAAGGGAGGGAAATAACGTTGTGATGGAGCGATAGTAGTAGTGGGATAGTACAACGgggtcactgtgtgtgtgtgcgtgtgtgtgtgtgtgtgtgtgtgtgtgtaagagagtgtgtgtgtgtgtgagagagagtgatacACATAAAGCTTATTTTATGTACACCCTACACCATAATAGAATACACTAAAACAGAGAGTTGTAATATTCAAAGACTGATGATTTATCTCTCAGCAATGAGGCCTAGTAAATAACACTAAGGGAATGCAGGCAAACAGTTACAGTATCATCCATGCATTGCTGTACAAATTGGATTGAAGATAAGAATAACATCCATCATTTTGTCCCTGAAATAGGGTTACCGCGAAATACTTCTCAGTTTATTTTCTGCACCAATGAAAATGCCTTCCTACTTGACTATGCATAGCAAATGATGCACCGTGAACCAAAATAAACCATTAGGAAATTTAATCTGCATACCATTGACATGAACAATCACATCGAGCAAATATGACAGATAAACGGCTGTCTCTTCACAAAAGCTATAGTCTTTATTGTTGCTGTAGGAACTCTACACTGAGTACTATTGAGATTAGGAGCAGAGCACTGATATACTTAAAatgatcaattaatcatttaattagTCAAGCAAGCATAATGTGAAAAGTGGAAAAGTCTGGCAgtacattctgggatgggagccATTATTTAAACAGAAACGGCCAGATGTCATGTGTCACCTCCTGGCGAAAGGCCCATCAAAACACATCTGGTCACTATAATATCTTCGCCTCGGCAGCAACCACTGCAGGAGTTGATTGTCAGTTTAGTTTTGCCCGTTGCAAATGTGGCTCGTCCGTCATTATTTGAGGTCTGCAGTCTGCTATGAGCAGGGCTGATGCTGATTGTCTCTGTCAATTGTGTTTACCTGGGTCATCCTTGGCTTCATCTGCCGTGTTGCCGAGCTCAATGTCAAAGTCGACGCCAAGGACAGTGTTTTGGCCGTGGTTCCGTGGGACTGAGAAGAGAGGTGAGAATGGTTTAGATAAAGGATTAACAAAGGTAGTATATTTACTCAATGGACTCTGCATGGACGAATCAATGTCATGGTTTAGTGTCTGCATATCAAGAGCTAACCACATTTAATCACACAGCACCAGAAAAGAATGCCTGAGCAAACCTGCAGGAACGCCTGAAGTCAAATGTGAATCATAACGAGGAAAAGGTTGATGGTATATCTGATGCAACGTCTGGGCAAATGTTGGTGCCAGAGCAACGGGACGcgcgcacgcacagacacacacacacacacacacacacacacacacacacacacacacacacacacacacgtcctgaAAGTCCTGAAATAGCCACGTTCCTTCTCCAATGGGGTCACACTGACCAAAATACTATAAGCCGAACTGTCATATTAAAGGTCAACTGACAAGTGAAGCATAGAAAGTTGTTTCATTACTTCTACAGTTGCGGCAAAAGATGCTTTGGCACTTTTACTCtattataataaaaatctaTTGTTTTTGAAAGCCTTCATGATgagaaaaattgtcaaaaaagtaaaatcttaTCATCGTAGTATGCATTGCATTCGCAGATGAGATAAGTCACTGGAATTTAATAAGACAGTCTATCAATATAACTATCTCCAGCATCCCAGGCCGACTCTTGCTTCTATGCCGTCAATGTGGTGTAACCTGCACTTGAACTGTCATTCCCCCAGACTCCCCGACATGTGCCCTTTCCAGTGAGCCTGAGTAAAGGGTCCGTCTACCCTCATGATGGGTCACAACCAACTGGCAGACTGCAATGTAGTCTGACAGTCGGAGGAATCTGACTGCGGGGAGGTCACACTCACACCAGGTTCTCCAGCAATCCCAGGCAtccaggtctgtgtgtgtgtgtgtgtgtgtgtgtgtgtgtgtgtgtgtgtgtgtgtgtgtgtgtgtgtgtgattatgtgcgTCTTTGCTTCTAACCCCCCCCCATCtcagatacagtacataaagaTTAAATACGACAATAAACCAATTAAGGACGCAGTAATTTGAACGGTGACTCTGTGACTACAAGTATAAAATAGCTGTGCTTTACCCCTCCTAGTATATTGGCAGGATAGACTGTAATAACTGGGTAGATACCACCAGAGGTAGGTTTGTAATTTAGGAGAAGTGACCCGGTAAAAAAAGGTATTGGTTGAACAACTATGTGAAACACCTCATACTAAATGCTGCTCCTTGTGCCACCcttgtttttttacctcatgGCCTTTTGTGGTTCATGTCATCCAaatgttttggaggtaaataaaAGCTGCTCACTGGGATTTGCCTTGTTCTGCCAAAATGTTCAGCAATAACCAATCCTTTACTTTTTAGTTTTGGAGACAAGCACAGCCTACTttatcattttcatatttttcagatgCAGTGTGACTTACCTTTCTTTTGTTGACATGATGTTGAATCATTATATTCTTATTGCTGCTTGTGAGTGAAAAACTTGAATCTTTACTATTtgtctaatttaatttataaaatttTTTATGGAgcttaggaaaaaaaaaaagcagtgttgTATTAAacttaatgtaaatgtatttttaacgCAATAAAGATTTTTATTACCCTCAGATGTTTGAGGCTTTTCTTATTCTACAGATTAGCATGTTCTTCtttaaagataaatatattaacattttggaaaattgtCCTTatttgctgagagttagatgaaagATGGATACCACTCCCATGTATTAGATTGGTATCAATCTATTTTTCTAGCagaaaattgaatttgtatattttctaaaatatagaactattcctttaactacTTCcaaacttaaaataagaaaatgttggAGGTTTAAGGTCTGGATACAGACTGCTCGGTTACATTGTAACCTTGGTTCGCTGAGTGAAGAGGCCATCTCTCCAGCTGTTATTCCACACCTGCACAAGTGCTTTATAGGAAATAGTTTAGGGCGTGGCTGGGCAAGCCGATGTGTCTTGAAGAAGTATCCACGTACCTGACCTCAGGGGGATAATCCCCTAACATATGGGATATTTAACGATGGAGAGATAGTCTCAATACAGTACAATAGAGAAACTAATGTTGAGTGTACAGCCTAAAGCAAACGTGCTTGTACTTTAGCACACACCTTGCGGCACAGCTGAGGTGTTCTTCATGCAATGAGGTTCTTATTCAGATGATTCTTATTTCCGTCTAATTATATAAGTAATCGCTCATCTTATTCAAACCATCTTCAAGAAGCTGTGACTTTTAGAACTGCTCTGCCGTGATGCAAACCATTAGATTGATGTCTGCCTCGAGCAGTGCAGACAGGTGTTAATGtaatcttctcttctcttttctttttctaattatgTGATGCCATCTGGCAAGGTGAGTCAGAAACACAGTATCTCATCTTGTGTACTTTGCTGTTGCATCTCACCAAATATTTCTATGTTAAAGAATCTTAAAAGTTTCGATTTTGGTAAACATCAACTTTTGCTGTGCCTACAAAGATGACAGCAAAAATGAGGTGACACTACTATTTATGTTCAATTACAATTTGAAGTGCAGTTTATAATGTTTGTGCATCTGGAGTAAACATTCCAATAAGTCTCACCTTCTGTTGCTTTTTGTGCAAATGTACTTTGATTAGTtcatggttaaataaaaatagataaattgTAGGTAATGTAAGCAACTGATAGGCTAAATCTGTTATTATTCTGTAGTTTTGTTATTGCTAACAAATCCCAAAATCAACAATGTGCGTTGGTCCATCTCTTAATACCAATTTCCCTATCCTGTCTGTGGCACTCAGTGGCATGATCCtgggttttatttagtttcttgttttattttgtaggttcTTCTATTTTCCTGACTAGTGTGCTTTCCCACCTTTGTGATTGTCAGGGTGGGGCCCTGATGTGTTTTAGTTGTCCCATGTCAGCCTTCTTGTCCCCAGTCCCTTGTTACCACCCTCCTGTGTCTCTTGTTTCAATGTCTAATTGTCTGCTGTTGTTCCATTCCTAGTGTTTACTTCTCCCGTGATTGTTTGTTAaagcttgtgttttgtttcatcaACCTGCATCTCCTCTATTTGGGTCCTcctttaaaataatcaataatttcCCAAAGCAGCTGGGGAGTCTCGTTCAATTTACTGTTGCGAAAAGGTGTTCGCATTTACCACTGTGAGAAGAAAGCAGATGATTGCAGTGATTTAATACTTTGTTCAAGCTAAAAGAAGCAATCTCAACCACCTTTCATTGTCTTTTCAATAATTTCAAATCTATAATTTGGTTTTGATCGAGaatgtcaaacacaaacaaagactaATGATGCATTTTGAATGTAATTGGTGTCACAGATACATGCTTGGCGGGAAGCGTGGTGTGACATGTGGATTCACAGTCTGGCTAGAACCAGTTTGGTTTGGTAACTAAAGCCAAAAAACTAATTACCTTGATGGCAACATAATTTTTCCTTTAACAATGACTTCTGCAATTATTGGAAGTAACATATAATCTTGTAAaaaattgcattatattttcATTAACCTGTGTATCGTACTGTGATATTTTGGTTTTGGTCCTACAGCTCACAACGTTCTTGTTTTGGTTAACTCTCACTGCTCTCAGTGTCATTCCCGGACATTGCAGctgttttcattgaaaaaactCTAAACACTAAACCACTGTATACTACCTGCCCAGTACGAAACAGCAGTAGAAGCTTGTGAACATCGTGGGAAATTTAACAGAAACCACTATGTCCCCTAGGAGTTGGTAGTCCCCAAatacagagctaaaaggagagtgaatatgcAACTTATTTTTGTCAGGTGGCCAGAGACTCcaaaagaaattataataatgCTCCATATCTACTGCATGTGGaaataggcaactgtttgctaacaggTTCAACATAACAACAACTATGTGGTGATAATATGTCAATATTGCATTTATAGATGTGTGTACTCCCCCAAATCGCAAAGAATGAAATGAACACAGATTTAAGGGTTTGCTTCCATTATTCACATTCAAGAACCCTATACTTTCACCTGTgatcgttaaaaaaaaagacgcaAAATGCTGATTTCCCATCTATGACTCCATGGTAAACCTTTCAATTGTGTGAATCACCAAGATCAAGATCTTGCATGCGTATTTTAAAAGGGGTAATGAATGTCATccctgtaaaactaaaacagaatacaataaaAAGCTTGTTCTTACTGTGAACATCCCCTCTCTGTTTGGTGACCTCCTTCTCAATGGTGTTGTCTACAGGTGTGACtggtgggggtgtgggggaGGGCTGTTTGGTGGGAGCCACTGGCCTTGGTGTGATGTATGGCTTTCGTGTAGGTGCTGGTGGCTTCCTGGTTGGGATAAAGGGCTTCCTGGTGGGAACTGCTGGCTTGCGTGGAGGTGGGGTGACCCTGGTTGGAGGCAGAGGTGCTTTGATCGTTGTTGTGGTTCTCATAGTCGTGGTGGGGGCAGTTGTTGATTTGGTAATAATGGGGAAGATTCTCTTTTGAGTCACTGGTGGGCGCATGGTGGTGGTGGTCCTCCTGTGATCGATGTCGGGGATGTGGTTGTGATGATTTGGAGGCAGTTTGCCTGGTCTCGGGGGGTCAATAACCACCTTCGGAATGGCTGAAATGATACAAGAATGCACTGAAATATGAGCACTTAAGAGTTAATGAGGCATAGAATTGCAGACTAACTGCAATGATTAGTCTGACTTTTGCAGAGGAGGGCTTTTCTTTCATCTACTGAGATATTTATTAACTAAATGTTAGCATTTTGTGTCTCAAATCTCACTGAAGAAAAAGCTCACAAGAGAGCCCAGACAATTCTGGACATATTTTCCTTAAAGAGATAAAGAGGAATTAACTGGGTCCCTTCACAAAGAAGACACCCCAGATTCAGTGAATGTCTGCTTTTGTAAAATCAATCAGACTGCCCATGTGCTCGTCCTGATTATCAATTCTTTAGGTGTTCATAGCCAGAGGCCTCGCAGCAGCAGACCtatgctgctctgtgtgtggAATGATCTCTGCGCTCAAACAGGCTGTTGTACCCCTGAGATCACCCTCGCTCTGCTGATGTCATCAAAGTTACACCTCCTTTTCCTTTGTTCCTCCACACATTCTTCACGTCAGGAGCCAAGACATGTGGGGGCTTCTTTAGGGTATCATGAGTGAGGAATGAGAGTGGACAAAGGCAAGAGGTTTGACCTCAGTTATTGCCGTCTCAGGTTGCAGGCAACTTTGATATGTGATACACAAAAAGGATATTGCAACTCAACTTCCAAAGCACTTGTGGCTCACACCCCCTTGGGGCACTACGCCAGGAGGCATTCTCTCTGTTCTACAGACTGTTACACCAGTTGTGTATTTTAGATGATTAAATAACTCTGGAGAATGAAATTACTTCTTGTCCACTgagctgctgtaaaaaaaactccagacGCACAGACTAATGAAGCAAGCAAACTgatacagagaaaataaatatttcacatttgatgatgattcctctttttgtttgattaaaGTGGCCagatgtaatatactgtattacaTCTGGccatgatttctctctctcatgggtgtaCCAAAtactctgggcgggcaaagcagagaatctgagctttcattttcttaaaaggtagtgcaggatacccagggctcggtttacacatatcaccatttctagcaacttggggaccataggcagactggggaaACTTATATGAATGTTAAAATATCTCATAAAGTGGCATTttcatgccacgggacctttaagtaaTTTTTGACAGCAATTACAAAGAAAGGAATATCTGTCCTTCCTCTGTGCTTGCCTGTTCTGTGTTCTTTCTTGCTTTCCTGGCGTTTTAAAAAACATGGGCAAAAAATGTGAGGCCCCATTCCTCTTTGCAAAAGGGAGCATTGTAGCCAGGGGTATTGTTCTCAAATCTTACGTTTGCAGTCGTGGCCCATCCCCCTGTAGCCGTCTTTGCATTTGCACTTGTATGAGCCTGGCGTGTTGTAGCAGGTGGAAAAGCTGCTGCAATGGCTCTGACCTAAAGAGCATTCATCCACATCTGAAAGATAGTGGAAACATGACAAGATTCAGCTACTGggtgcaaatgtaaaaaacaaaacgtcAGACATAACAGCAGAATATCAAATAATAATTGCTTCACATCCACTCAGAGTTTATGTAATACATACTGTTAGTGAAAGCATGTAAGTGAATGGCACTGATCCCTCTAAAAGTCAGAGCAAAAATCCTCagagttgttttcttttctaagACCAAGCTGCAAGGTCTTTGTCGCATTTTAGGAGGAACTGCTTTTTTCCAGATGCCGCTAAGATTCAAGGTGACTATGTGGTTTTGTACAGAAGATTAAAAGACTCAAGTCTGTCAAAATTGTAAGTACAGTAATTGAGTGAATATACTTTGTTACTGGTTGGTAGTGGGTAGCTTCTGAAGTTACAGGAGGAATAATTATAGCAAGCAAAAACTGTTtcagtgtactgtacataatgtTTCAGCACTGGACTAATTGCTTAATGGGCATATTTTGCATGTATTGCAAATCTCAGCACATCTATGACCTTTGTAAGTTTTATCTGTAAAAGCCTAACTGCAGAGACCTTGTGACAGTACCTATGCATTGGTATTTCCCGTTGATGTATTGCAGGTCAAAGCCTTCATGGCACTTGCAGATGTAGCTACCAAAAGTGTTTATGCATTTCCTGAACCTGGGACACACTGCTATCCCTGTGGCACACTCATCCACATCTGCAAGAGGAGCAACAAATACACAGGTTACTAAACAGaaggacattttcaaattaaaacatgatgtatttataatttttcaataaaaataatttgagtTGCATAAAGTgtataatgttttcaaaataacacattgaagtgaaaaacttttaaaaaggatatGTAATcccaaactaaataaatatctCTAGTCATAGTACCAGAAGACTTTTTCAGCGTCCTAGTATTTATTAATGAACAACCCCATTATATATTCTGTTCAGTGAGCAGAATACAATGCAAAATACCttgtttcattatttaaagACCTATTCTAAGTGTCTCTGTTGATCACCTTTGCAGGCATGTGGACATTAATATTTAGACACAGAGAGCCTCAGCACATTTGCCTTAAagtcattgatttattttctgcatAATGCAGCTGAGGCACTGCTGTGCCACAGGGACTGTTGTTTAAAAGAATcctaaaaacacag
The sequence above is drawn from the Etheostoma cragini isolate CJK2018 chromosome 2, CSU_Ecrag_1.0, whole genome shotgun sequence genome and encodes:
- the npnta gene encoding nephronectin a isoform X2 is translated as MDLWLKLALLCSCCFGASADFDGRWPRQMASSNGLCRYGARVDCCWGWTRRSWGHCQPVCQPGCKHGDCVGPNKCKCHPGFTGKTCNQEEELDYLTPPVWASHLPVFLPVDHQPARVVMEDLNECGLKPRPCKHRCMNTYGSYKCYCLNGYMLMPDGTCGNARTCGMANCQYGCEVLKGEVRCQCPSPGLQLAPDGRTCVDVDECATGIAVCPRFRKCINTFGSYICKCHEGFDLQYINGKYQCIDVDECSLGQSHCSSFSTCYNTPGSYKCKCKDGYRGMGHDCKPIPKVVIDPPRPGKLPPNHHNHIPDIDHRRTTTTMRPPVTQKRIFPIITKSTTAPTTTMRTTTTIKAPLPPTRVTPPPRKPAVPTRKPFIPTRKPPAPTRKPYITPRPVAPTKQPSPTPPPVTPVDNTIEKEVTKQRGDVHIPRNHGQNTVLGVDFDIELGNTADEAKDDPESGYLSCSFDDGLCGWIRDKDGDLHWETTPDPSGGRYLTIPEVGNKRTGRGARLVLPLTPPWNDGNLCLSFRHKLAGHHVGMLQVFVKKGKQYSPAVWGRTGGNGWRHTQITLWGTGLESVILKGERGRGRSGEMAVDDITLRKGSCTEEHNLRRL
- the npnta gene encoding nephronectin a isoform X1, coding for MDLWLKLALLCSCCFGASADFDGRWPRQMASSNGLCRYGARVDCCWGWTRRSWGHCQPLFALTPRVAGIRCQPQAVCQPGCKHGDCVGPNKCKCHPGFTGKTCNQEEELDYLTPPVWASHLPVFLPVDHQPARVVMEDLNECGLKPRPCKHRCMNTYGSYKCYCLNGYMLMPDGTCGNARTCGMANCQYGCEVLKGEVRCQCPSPGLQLAPDGRTCVDVDECATGIAVCPRFRKCINTFGSYICKCHEGFDLQYINGKYQCIDVDECSLGQSHCSSFSTCYNTPGSYKCKCKDGYRGMGHDCKPIPKVVIDPPRPGKLPPNHHNHIPDIDHRRTTTTMRPPVTQKRIFPIITKSTTAPTTTMRTTTTIKAPLPPTRVTPPPRKPAVPTRKPFIPTRKPPAPTRKPYITPRPVAPTKQPSPTPPPVTPVDNTIEKEVTKQRGDVHIPRNHGQNTVLGVDFDIELGNTADEAKDDPESGYLSCSFDDGLCGWIRDKDGDLHWETTPDPSGGRYLTIPEVGNKRTGRGARLVLPLTPPWNDGNLCLSFRHKLAGHHVGMLQVFVKKGKQYSPAVWGRTGGNGWRHTQITLWGTGLESVILKGERGRGRSGEMAVDDITLRKGSCTEEHNLRRL
- the npnta gene encoding nephronectin a isoform X3; the encoded protein is MDLWLKLALLCSCCFGASADFDGRWPRQMASSNGLCRYGARVDCCWGWTRRSWGHCQPLFALTPRVAGIRCQPQAVCQPGCKHGDCVGPNKCKCHPGFTGKTCNQDLNECGLKPRPCKHRCMNTYGSYKCYCLNGYMLMPDGTCGNARTCGMANCQYGCEVLKGEVRCQCPSPGLQLAPDGRTCVDVDECATGIAVCPRFRKCINTFGSYICKCHEGFDLQYINGKYQCIDVDECSLGQSHCSSFSTCYNTPGSYKCKCKDGYRGMGHDCKPIPKVVIDPPRPGKLPPNHHNHIPDIDHRRTTTTMRPPVTQKRIFPIITKSTTAPTTTMRTTTTIKAPLPPTRVTPPPRKPAVPTRKPFIPTRKPPAPTRKPYITPRPVAPTKQPSPTPPPVTPVDNTIEKEVTKQRGDVHIPRNHGQNTVLGVDFDIELGNTADEAKDDPESGYLSCSFDDGLCGWIRDKDGDLHWETTPDPSGGRYLTIPEVGNKRTGRGARLVLPLTPPWNDGNLCLSFRHKLAGHHVGMLQVFVKKGKQYSPAVWGRTGGNGWRHTQITLWGTGLESVILKGERGRGRSGEMAVDDITLRKGSCTEEHNLRRL